The genomic window GAGCTCGATGAGAGAAATGTCGCACAAGCACGTGATGTTGCGTTAAAGTCAAGCGCATATAGTCGGGTTACGGTGCGCCCCGATCTCACGAAGCGTGATCGTTTCTTGGTTTGTGTTCCTTAGAGGATAGTTCGATTTTCGGAGGCGGTTCTAATGAATAAGAGCTTTCATGTCGATCAAAACCATCCATCTGCAGAGGTCGTGAATCTCGCCGCCACGCGTTTACGCGATGGCGGCGTTGTAGTATTTCCGACTGAAACGGTCTATGGGCTCGGCGCTCTCGCCGAAGCGGGAGTGTGCTACGGAGCAGAAGAGTTGTTCGACATCAAGGAGCGCCCGCTTGACCTCCCCATTCCACTTTTGGTCGGGAGCCCGGCAGACATCGATGTATACGGTGTCGATATTCCCGAATATGCCCGCGTGCTCGCACGCACGTTTTGGCCGGGTGCTCTCACGCTCGTGGTGAAGTCTTCCGATCGCATCAGGAAAGAGTTCAGAGCCGCTGACGGCTCAATCGGCCTTCGCTGTCCCGACAGCGAACTCGTGCGCGAGCTTCTCGATACGGCGGGAGGTCCCCTTTTCGCGACGAGCGCAAACACACACGGACTTCCTTCACCGACCTCATTCGAGCAGATTGAACCGCGTATCATCGAAGCGGCCGACATGGTCATAGACGGCGGATCGACCGACCGCGGTGTCGCCTCGACGGTCGTGGTATGTACGGGAAAGGACTATCGAATCGCTCGGGAAGGCGCAATCTCCGCATTTGAAATCGCGGAGGCACTTGCGTAGAGCCATTCGAGGCCAATCGGAGCATCCCTCATGTGTTTATGGGGGATAGTTTTCGCAGTTCGTCGACTATTGATTTATACTGGAAAAGTCCTCGCGTTTGCGGACTTCTCGTATTCGACTTTTCACAAGGAGTGATTCACACGTGCGCATTGCACTCGCGTCCGATCACGGCGGTTTCGTCCATAAAGACATTCTCGTACAGTATTTGAAAGATGAGGGTCATGAGGTCATCGACTTCGGGACACGGAGCGCGACTGAATCGGTCGACTACCCCGACTATGCCCGCAAGGTGACGGATGCGGTTGCGAAAGGCGACGCCGACAGAGGGATTCTTGTGTGCGGTACCGGTATCGGAATGGCAATCGCCGCCAATAAGACCAAGGGTATCAGGGCGGCAAACATCGTATCTCCCGAGTTCGCTCAGCTTGCACGACGGCACAACGACGCGAATATCCTCGCGCTTTCCGGGCGCTTCGTCGATATCGACATGAACAAGCGCATCGTCGACGTTTTTCTCACAACGGATTATGAAAAAGGACGTCATCAAAACCGTCTTGATAAAGTTACCGAAATCGAAAACGACTGAGAGGAAGAACCACCATGTCACTTGAGAATCTCCGCGCCCAAGATGCCCAGTTGGCAGATGCAATCGATTGTGAACTTGTTCGCGAACGCGACACCATCGAATTGATTGCTTCTGAAAACTTCACTTCGCGCGCGGTCATGGAGGCACAAGGCACCGTTCTCACCAATAAGTATGCCGAAGGTCTTCCCGGTAAACGTTACTATGGCGGCTGCGGATGCGTCGACGTCGTCGAGAATCTCGCTCGCGACCGCGCGTGCGAACTTTTCGGTGCTGATCATGCCAATGTGCAACCGCATTCCGGTTCCCAAGCGAACATGGCCGTTTACTTCGCCAACCTCAACCCCGGCGACAAAGTGCTCGGTATGAGTCTCGCACACGGAGGCCACCTCACGCACGGCTCGCCGGTCAACTTTTCGGGAAAGTGGTTCGACATAGCTTCTTATGGGCTCGATCCCGAGTCGGAAACCATCGACTACGACGAGGTCGAACGAATCGCGCTCGCAGAAAAGCCGAAAATGATCATTGCCGGCGCCAGCGCATATCCGCGGGCCATCGACTTCGAGCGCTTTGCAGACATCGCGAAAAAAGTGAGTGCGGTTTTAATGGTCGATATGGCGCACATCGCAGGCCTGGTCGCCACGGGAGCACATCAGTCTCCCATCCCGTATGCCGATTTTGTGACTTCGACCTCGCATAAAACGTTGCGCGGCCCTCGTTCGGGCTTCATCCTTTGTAAGGAAGAGTATGCGAAGAAAATCGACAGTGCGGTGTTTCCCGGTCTTCAGGGCGGACCGCTCGAGCATGTCATCGCCGCCAAAGCGGTCGCTTTCAAAGAAGCCATGCAGCCTGAATTCAAAACCTATATAAATCAAGTGGTGATCAATGCCCGCGTAATGGGTGAGGCTATGGCCGAGGCCGGTCTTCGGCTCATCAGCGGGGGCACCGATAACCATCTTCTACTTGTCGATCTTCGTCCGGCCGGCATCACCGGCAAGGATGCTGAAAAACTCCTCGAGTCAATCGGTATCACGTGCAACAAGAATGCTATTCCAAACGACCCCGAAAGTCCTTTCGTCACATCGGGCATACGCGTCGGATCTCCCGCGATGACGACGAGAGGGTTCATGACCGATGATGCCCGCCTCGTCGGCGCTTTAATCGCTCGCGCCTTGTTCGAGCGCGGAAACCCGATGGCGCTCGGCGAAGTGCGTGCGCAAGTCGCAGAGTTGCTGGGTCGCTATCCTCTCTATCCCGGTCTCTAGACCCGAAAGTATCATCAGAAGTATCGAGGAGACGTGATGTCTGAGCAAAT from Coriobacteriia bacterium includes these protein-coding regions:
- a CDS encoding threonylcarbamoyl-AMP synthase, coding for MNKSFHVDQNHPSAEVVNLAATRLRDGGVVVFPTETVYGLGALAEAGVCYGAEELFDIKERPLDLPIPLLVGSPADIDVYGVDIPEYARVLARTFWPGALTLVVKSSDRIRKEFRAADGSIGLRCPDSELVRELLDTAGGPLFATSANTHGLPSPTSFEQIEPRIIEAADMVIDGGSTDRGVASTVVVCTGKDYRIAREGAISAFEIAEALA
- the rpiB gene encoding ribose 5-phosphate isomerase B; this encodes MRIALASDHGGFVHKDILVQYLKDEGHEVIDFGTRSATESVDYPDYARKVTDAVAKGDADRGILVCGTGIGMAIAANKTKGIRAANIVSPEFAQLARRHNDANILALSGRFVDIDMNKRIVDVFLTTDYEKGRHQNRLDKVTEIEND
- a CDS encoding serine hydroxymethyltransferase codes for the protein MSLENLRAQDAQLADAIDCELVRERDTIELIASENFTSRAVMEAQGTVLTNKYAEGLPGKRYYGGCGCVDVVENLARDRACELFGADHANVQPHSGSQANMAVYFANLNPGDKVLGMSLAHGGHLTHGSPVNFSGKWFDIASYGLDPESETIDYDEVERIALAEKPKMIIAGASAYPRAIDFERFADIAKKVSAVLMVDMAHIAGLVATGAHQSPIPYADFVTSTSHKTLRGPRSGFILCKEEYAKKIDSAVFPGLQGGPLEHVIAAKAVAFKEAMQPEFKTYINQVVINARVMGEAMAEAGLRLISGGTDNHLLLVDLRPAGITGKDAEKLLESIGITCNKNAIPNDPESPFVTSGIRVGSPAMTTRGFMTDDARLVGALIARALFERGNPMALGEVRAQVAELLGRYPLYPGL